GAAAGACTCCTTATTGGGACTCATGATAATCCACAGCTATAACCTGTTCTTATTTTACTTTGAATGAAAATTGGTATAGTTTTAAAAATTGCAAAATAGTCATACATCAGAACTCTATAAGGTCCTGATGTCAATTATCATTTTATTGAAAGGAAGCAATATTTTGAAAAAATATCTATTGAGTTTAGGCTTCTTAGCCCTCAGTCAAGGGGTGGCAGCACTACCTGTTGCCCAACCAACCGCGTGTGTAACTTCAAAATTTTCAGCAGTTGGTGATCAATATTGGAAAACAGTGACTTTGAAATTGACTAATAATTGTGGACAGGTCGTTGATTTTCAAAACACTACTGTTACTTTTAAAAGCACTACAGCTGTCAATACCTCTTTTTGGGGTGATTTTTCGCCATTACCTTACCCTGATAATACTTTAAATATCTATTCGCAAAATCAAACCGATGGCAGTTTTTTAGCGACATTTAATTTGCATTTCCCATCTTATCCTGGCGTCGACTCCAAATTACCTGCTGGTAACTCTATACAAATTAAATATGGGGTCAGTGCGGATAATCATGTTGAGGGAAGTACTCAGGTTTACTTAGGCAGTACAATCGAAACAGGATCATTAGTATTAAATAATACCTCTAGTAAACCAAATAATGTCTCTCAAAATTATGCCCTTATTCATTTATCAATGAATGGGCAAACTATCAACACCATTCAATTACCCTGGGCATCGAACGTTACTGTGCCTGGATTAGCGTCAGGGGATTATAGTCTATCAGCGGAGACTGTCTCAGATAGCAATGGCAATAGTTATCAGGGAAATGTACAACCTAGTAATTTCACCGTCGCTGCCAATCAAGTGATTAATGCCACTGTGAGTTACACTCTTGTTGAGCAAAAAGGTAAAATTACCATTGCTCCGCAGGAACTACCTACCGAATTGGCAGGATATACGGGTAATCCTTCAGTGTTACTTACACAAAGCCAAACTGGAAACTCAATGTCCCAGACATTGGCTTGGAATACCTCAACCACCATAACTCAACTAAAAGAAGGCGGTACTTATAGCTTATCTACGGCAACAATCAACTACAATGGCTTTAACTGTAGCCCAAACTTCATGCCTGCCAGTGTGGTTGCGAATGCTACTACAATCCCAGTAAGCAATTTAACTTATCAGTGTGTGCAGGTTAATCAACGTCCTGTTTCGCTCAATGTCTCCGGAGCTCCAACCACTCTGACTTCATTGACAATTACGCTGACCCCGAATAACAACTCAGCAGCCGTAATTCAAACTATTGATTTAACGAATGGTGCAGGTTCAAGCACTGTTTCTCTGACCGAAGGTATAATTTACACGGTGTCCGCTGAAACCGTAGCAGGTTACCGCATTGAATTTTCACCTCAACCTTTAACAGTTACAGCAAATGCAACAGAAATTATAACACTTACCGCTGAAAATACTGGTACTCCTGTTGCAGTCAATGGTCAATTAACGGTGTGTGGTACAAAGCTTTGTAATGTCCATGGAAATCCTGTTCAACTAAAAGGCATGAGTACTCACGGCCTTCAATGGTATGGATTGGGTACGTGCATTACCACGCAGTCATTAGATGCACTCGTTAATAACTTTAAAGCCAATGTCATTCGACTTTCTATGTATGTACAGGAAGGTGGTTATGAAACCAATCCGACAAAATTCACTCAGGAAGTAAGTACCCTGATTAATGAGGCTTACAACCGTGGTATCTATGTCATTGTGGATTGGCATATGCTTGATCCAGGTGATCCAAACTACAACCTGACCAGAGCCAAGCAATTTTTTAGCGACATTGCTACCACTCATAAAAATAAGAACAACATCCTCTATGAAATTGCAAATGAACCCAATGGTGTAACGTGGGCGACTATCAAAAATTATGCAAATGAAATCATTCCTGTCATCAGAGCCATTGATCCCAAAGCACCTATTCTTATTGGTACACGGGCATGGAGTTCTCTTGGCGTTTCTGATGGTCAAACATATCAAGAAATCGTGAACAATCCTGTTCAATTCTCAAATATTATGTATACCTTCCATTTTTATGCTGCTTCTCATAGAGATAATTATTTAAGTGCATTAGACAATGCTTCTCAGGTATTGCCCATCTTTGTTACAGAGTTTGGCACACAAACTTTTACTGGTGATGGCGCAAATGATTTTGTCATGTCCGATCGCTATATGCAGCTTATGGCGAATAAGAAAATTGGCTGGACAAATTGGAACTACTCCGATGATTTTCGTTCTGGTGCAATTTGGAAAACAAATACTTGTTCAAGCGGAGCTTTTACAGATAGCAACTTAAAAGCAGCAGGCGTTTATATTAAAAATAAAATTATAAATCCCTAACAAGCATTGAATAACAATTTTCTCACTACTTGCATTCCGCTTATTTAATAGGCGGAATGCAGCATGCATCCGCTTTAAACTTTATCGTGCAATTTATGTCACGTGACATGCCTGTCCTAAAAGATAAGCTATAATAAATTTGATTTCTTAATAAAATATTAATCTAGATGTGTTAAATATTACCACTATTCGATCACATTAATTTGTTTAGCAGAGTAACCCTATGCCGCGTTTATACACTAATCAGCGCATTAATTTTGGCTCCGCGAACCACTCTGACATACCAAGATATCAGTATCATCGTACCTTGCGTAGCGCGATAGGCCTCTCTGCAACAAGTTACTCTTATCAAGAAACTAAAAATGGCAAACAGTTTCAATGGGATAATATTGCTCCTGAAGTAGCTTTTGTCATCTTACAAGATGCTGAAAAAAAAGGTATTCCTATCCAACAGGAAGTCATTAAGGCGCTTGGTTCAATATTTGTATTTAACGACACAATTCTTAGTAATACGTTAGATGTCCTGAATGATAACCCCGATTATTTATTATTCAGACAAAAATTAGCAGTACATCTCACAGGTCAATCATTAACAAAGCTTACACTCAAAGAGGTAAAATCAGCAGGTATTTCAACAGTTGAAGAATTTAATCAACTTTATCGCAATTTTTTGCTTCAACAAAAAAAATTAACGAAGAATTTTCCCAATTTTAAGAAGATCAAAGAGAGTGATGATTATTTCCAATTGATTGGTTTTTTAACCAGTGAACCTTTATATGATAAATTTTTAAAATCATTTACTCAGCAACTGGCTAGTGAGTTTAATAAAAATCGAGATGTATCCACCATGGTGCATCCCCCGACAGAGATAAACAAAAATTCTTTATTAGATTTTTTTAAAACAATTAGTTATGACCTTCTTCTAAAGCCCCCAGGTCAAAAATTAGAGCCCAATATGCTCTATGCTGAAATAATTGACAGCAATCTGCGCTACACGGTAATAACGCCTTCTGGCAAAAGGGTGACTGACGTTATCAGTTCAGGTTTATTAAACTATGTTCTAACAGCGCAAACCTCTGAAGAAGAATTAAAAAGTCTATTACCTACTATTTTAAAAATAGCTGCACGACGCGGTCACACTGGTGAATTAGCACTCAATGACACCTTGTCCTTAAAACATAAAGGTATGGATTATTTAGCCGGTGACCCAGAACATGATTTATTTTTATCCCACTTACCTTCATTGGATTTAGTGAAAGATGAGGAATATAAATTTACCCTTTATCACTGGTTAGCCCAGGGCAATTTACCGAGATTAAAAGCTCATATTGTTAATGAAATATATGAGCATTACTGTACTGCACTTGATAAATTCGTTGAAGAAGAAAAAAACTACGTCCATAGCGATAACGAATTTGCAAAACAAATAAAAGAGATGTCTGTCGTAATTAAAGACATTATCGCTTTAATTGCTGCATTGGAAGACGAGACCAGTGAAAAGGATAATGAGCTGGATATTAAAATTCACCAGCTAACTGAACATTTAAAATGGCTAAAAGAATGCTACGCCACAACGCCTTTATTAAAACCAGGTCATACCTTTCCTTCGACAGAGGGAAATTTTGATAGCTTCATAAAAAAACTACTTTTCAATACTACGAGTGAAAAAGTTATTCAATATTTGTCAGACCCCCAAGATGAGTCTAAAACATGGAAATTAAATTTAATGGAGGTTATTCATGGTCTGATTAATGAGAAGTCCTCAGTTATGGTGAAAGACATAAGTGACAAAACAACTACAATACTTGTGGATGACAAAGAACTATCCATTGCTCCAGCTCGGGTATTAAGAGATCAGCTTAAAACCTATATTTCTGTACAGCTAAAAATCAATGCCCATTCCTATTACGCTTCTCGTAGTTATCAAAACGATAATCTCACGCTTCGGCAAGCTGCCCTGTCTTTTCGGGGTGGTTATTTATCTGACTCGCTTGCAGAAACAAAACAATTTGCCAAAAAAATGACTCGTGGTGGTGAAATAACGGCTGATAGTCACTTGCTAGTGGGGCAGGAAAATAATATTAAAAAGCATGAAGTACGCTCAGCGACTGCTGCCAATGTATTTGCTGCCACAGGTGCCGACGGCACTCGCTCGGCGACTGAGAAATATTCCATTGCAATGCAATTTGGCGGGGACAAAGACGTTAAAATTATGTACATCTTACGCGGAAAAGAGGCATTCCACGTCCATTCGTATTTAGACCCTCTTGGAAAAAATAAATTCAGTGAAATTGCCTATACCCACGTGAAGCCTAGTGACTATGTCATGACCATTCTTTATGACAAAAACAATGTGATTCTTGACGTCATTCCCGGAAATTTAGCTGATGATATTCAGGGGATTAGTACCTTTACAGAAAAAGTACTCAGTGCAGCCATAGAGTTCTACAATATGAAGCATAATCCCGATTATAAGGCTACAATCACGTTACCTGTTCCAGAAGTAGAATTAACGCTTACAACCCCTAAACAACCTTCGAAATCCCTATTAGAAATTCTTCAATCTCATGCCCAAACATCCACGGAAAAAACAAAGTCAACTCAGCAATCAGGGAGCATACGGATAAGACGCAGCTTGACCAATAAAGGTCATAAGGCTTTGATTTTAGATAATTTAAGTAAACAAGTCACATTACATTTTAAAGAGAGTATTGACGATATTTTGCCGAGCGCTTCTTTTACCTATCAACCCGGAAAATTAGCGGAAGTCAAAGCAGAAGCGGTTAAACATTATCATATGAGACATGTTCTGACGCTTAAAGATTTTAATAGTTGGAGTGATCATGAAAGAAAACTTCAGTTAGAACACAATCGGATTTTACAACCAGGCTTTATGATAGATGATGTGCAAGTTCAGTTGATGCATGCCAAAATCGCTAAGGCTGAATGGCTCACTGATGTTTTAGTACCACGAATAACTACAGCGTTCTTACTTAATATTGCTGCAAGATTAATTACTGACTATCGCATCGATGTAGAAGAGGTTAATAAATTTTCTCAACAATTGTATAACGATATTTGGGGTGGTCAGTATGCTTGTGAGTTTACAGACATTGAAGTTGAGATTTCTCAAGCCTTAAATAGGTTAAGTGAATCCGGTCATTACCGACGATGTGTGGAAAATGCCAAGATTAGAATGACCAAGATATATCCCTATCTTGAAGAAGGCTCCCACGATTATCAGCACTGCTATACGTCTTGTTTGGAAATCGAAAAAAACAAAGTTCGAAAAGCATTAACCAATCTTGCGATCTCCAAATTTCTTGATAAATACCTGGATACACATGCTAAATTTTACAAACTTGAAAAAAAACCTGTTTACTCTATCGCTGAAAATCGCGACTTCGTATTTTTAGGAGCGGCTGCTAGCGGCAAAAGCACCATTTCCAGCCAATATGTTAATTCTGAAGCAAAAAAAGATTATGTTTCACTGGCTACAGATGACTACCGCAGTATTTGTTTGCCTTATACGGAAACCTTTGAGAGTCAAAAAAATGACCAGATTTTTATTCGTACTCAAGACACCGCTTTCCTTATTAGTGAATTAGTTGAAGAACGTTTGAAGTCGCAATCGTCTACAAGACCCAATGTCATTGTTGATGGAGTCACTTACAAGCCCTTCCATCAAGAATTGGTGGGGAAGAATAATAATTCGCTTATTGTCTGTGCTTGTCTGGATGACATATCCCAAGTTGTAAAACGCTCGTATGAACGAGCCAAACAAGACGATGCAAGTTCAGCGGATAAGGGACGCTATGTGAATACAACGAGTTTGATCAATATGCACAAAACGGCAAGTCTTAACCTTCTAAAACTTTGTGCACCTAATTCCACCATTGCATTATACGATACCAACATACCTCGTGGTACCAAGCCCCCTTTAATTGCAACAGTAGATACTCATAATGAGAGAAAAATAATAATTAGCAATGAAAAGGGAGCCTTAACGAGATTAGCTTCATTCTTTAATAAATCACGAGTAAACGTGAATGCAAAAAGTGATGATAGTTTATTTTTTAAGAAGTTGAAAAAAGCGGAATTTCAAATTGACTCCCTATTTGCTGCACTCGATCTTGGTTATAAGATTATGCTGTCTGGAGAAAAAAACATACCTTTTTTGATTGTATCCAAAAAAGTCAATAATACAATTCATCTTAATATTACCGATATTAAACAACTAACATTGAAAATCCAGGAATCAACGGGACCTGAAAAACAGTTATTACAAATGCTGGTGCTCTATGGCCATTACGGCAGCTTGAAAGAAGTGCACAAACAATGCTTATTGCATGATAACGACCTTGATTTATTAACCCATAAATTTTTTACCTCCCTCCCTGAAAGCCAGGGTTTAACGAACACCACTGATTTCAGTTCAGTGAAATAAAGATTTAATTTTGATCAGTTTGCTGAGATAATATTTATGGAAGTGCTTTTTGTTACACGGCTGTGCTCAAGCATTTGCCTCATAAAAAGGAAGAAATGCTATGAAGATTAAAAGTGAAATTGCTGCCTATACTCAAAAAATTGAGCAATTCATCAACACAGGACATCTTCTACTGGAAAATACAAAAGATGCTACTGAAAGAGCACATCGTCATGAAATATTTGATACCTTGTTGTTACTCGCTACCTATGCTGATTCACAGAAACTTGAAGAGGAATTTAATCAATCTCTTCCACTGAATCCTCCTAATACTTTCTTGAATGAGCTGTGCCATAAATTACGCGAAATTAATTGGCTATGTACTTGCACTTTACCCAATGAACATGAAGTCTATAAGAGCTTCTTCGCAAATTTCTTTTTTCTAACTCCTCAAAAAAAAGAGGAAGTGAAAGCAATGATAAGCC
The nucleotide sequence above comes from Legionella hackeliae. Encoded proteins:
- a CDS encoding glycoside hydrolase family 5 protein, which gives rise to MKKYLLSLGFLALSQGVAALPVAQPTACVTSKFSAVGDQYWKTVTLKLTNNCGQVVDFQNTTVTFKSTTAVNTSFWGDFSPLPYPDNTLNIYSQNQTDGSFLATFNLHFPSYPGVDSKLPAGNSIQIKYGVSADNHVEGSTQVYLGSTIETGSLVLNNTSSKPNNVSQNYALIHLSMNGQTINTIQLPWASNVTVPGLASGDYSLSAETVSDSNGNSYQGNVQPSNFTVAANQVINATVSYTLVEQKGKITIAPQELPTELAGYTGNPSVLLTQSQTGNSMSQTLAWNTSTTITQLKEGGTYSLSTATINYNGFNCSPNFMPASVVANATTIPVSNLTYQCVQVNQRPVSLNVSGAPTTLTSLTITLTPNNNSAAVIQTIDLTNGAGSSTVSLTEGIIYTVSAETVAGYRIEFSPQPLTVTANATEIITLTAENTGTPVAVNGQLTVCGTKLCNVHGNPVQLKGMSTHGLQWYGLGTCITTQSLDALVNNFKANVIRLSMYVQEGGYETNPTKFTQEVSTLINEAYNRGIYVIVDWHMLDPGDPNYNLTRAKQFFSDIATTHKNKNNILYEIANEPNGVTWATIKNYANEIIPVIRAIDPKAPILIGTRAWSSLGVSDGQTYQEIVNNPVQFSNIMYTFHFYAASHRDNYLSALDNASQVLPIFVTEFGTQTFTGDGANDFVMSDRYMQLMANKKIGWTNWNYSDDFRSGAIWKTNTCSSGAFTDSNLKAAGVYIKNKIINP